One window of the Burkholderia ubonensis subsp. mesacidophila genome contains the following:
- a CDS encoding head-tail connector protein, with product MAANVVVPPDAEAISLADACEHLRADMGPEDSLIQRAIRSARRRAEHELGRPLLPQTCEKRFEKFDRRMYLWCDVTGVESVKYVDDGGVEQLLEPMSYFVAGSSFLKLVAQAPAAREVVVRFKCGAFTADSVPESVVEWMLLQVGAIYDNRSAVDSVQTYEIPGRFVDGLLDGVRIYSI from the coding sequence ATGGCCGCGAATGTGGTTGTCCCGCCGGATGCCGAGGCGATCTCGCTGGCGGATGCTTGCGAACATCTGAGGGCCGATATGGGGCCGGAGGATTCGCTGATCCAGCGTGCGATCCGTTCCGCGCGTCGACGTGCCGAGCACGAGCTTGGGCGGCCGCTGTTGCCGCAGACATGCGAAAAGCGATTCGAGAAATTCGATCGCCGCATGTATTTGTGGTGCGACGTCACCGGGGTTGAATCGGTTAAATACGTCGACGACGGCGGCGTCGAGCAGCTGCTCGAACCGATGTCGTATTTCGTCGCCGGCTCGAGCTTTCTGAAACTCGTCGCGCAAGCGCCGGCAGCCCGCGAGGTGGTCGTACGGTTCAAGTGCGGGGCTTTCACCGCAGATTCGGTGCCGGAGAGCGTGGTCGAGTGGATGTTGCTGCAGGTTGGCGCGATCTACGATAACCGGTCTGCTGTCGATAGCGTCCAGACATATGAAATTCCGGGACGCTTTGTCGACGGGCTGCTCGACGGTGTGCGGATTTATTCGATCTAG
- a CDS encoding phage major capsid protein translates to MAVNLKELRERRDATAKNLSALMDNHQGDKWGADQQKAYDEGMAEIERITAEVKRHEALIAQVAANALNGDTTDYAGQHVKNGGQSEESRAMRAYLTGGISAMAPEDIQRMRTRLNPDIQNAMRVAPQNAMSTTTPAEGGYTVATEYYSQLTQALKQFGGILTVASQFTSSTGASMNFPAADATTEEGEIVGQNAPVSAGDTQFQNLSMDVFKYSSKKIAVPFELLQDSMFDIEGYINGLLALRIGRITSRHYTVGTGVNQPTGAVTASKVGKVGAAGTNATVGYDDFVDLEHSVDPAYRAGQAVGWMMHDDSLKVVRKIKDAQGRPIFVPGYEQGNPGGAPDRVLNRPVTISQEMPTMAAGAKSILFGDLSKYLIRRVMDLTLFRMADSNFILNGQIGFVAFNRQGGNLIDVGGAVKAYQNGAAA, encoded by the coding sequence ATGGCCGTCAATCTCAAGGAACTGCGGGAGCGTCGCGACGCGACCGCGAAAAATCTCAGCGCGCTGATGGACAACCACCAGGGCGACAAGTGGGGTGCTGATCAGCAAAAAGCGTACGACGAAGGCATGGCCGAGATCGAACGCATCACAGCCGAGGTGAAACGGCATGAAGCGCTGATCGCCCAGGTTGCAGCGAACGCGCTCAATGGCGACACGACCGACTACGCCGGCCAACATGTGAAGAATGGTGGCCAAAGCGAAGAATCGCGTGCCATGCGCGCGTACCTGACGGGCGGCATCTCGGCAATGGCGCCGGAAGACATCCAGCGCATGCGCACTCGTCTGAACCCGGACATTCAAAATGCGATGCGCGTGGCGCCGCAAAATGCGATGTCGACGACGACGCCTGCGGAGGGCGGTTATACCGTGGCGACCGAGTATTACTCGCAGCTGACGCAAGCGCTCAAGCAGTTCGGGGGGATTCTGACCGTCGCGTCGCAATTTACCAGCAGCACCGGGGCGTCGATGAACTTCCCGGCAGCCGATGCGACCACCGAAGAGGGCGAAATCGTCGGCCAGAACGCACCGGTCTCGGCTGGCGATACGCAGTTCCAGAACCTCTCGATGGACGTGTTCAAGTACTCGTCGAAGAAGATCGCGGTGCCGTTCGAGCTGCTCCAAGACAGCATGTTCGACATCGAGGGTTACATCAACGGCCTGCTGGCATTGCGTATCGGCCGGATCACGTCGCGCCACTACACGGTCGGCACGGGTGTGAACCAGCCGACCGGTGCCGTAACCGCGTCCAAGGTCGGCAAGGTCGGCGCCGCTGGTACGAACGCAACGGTCGGCTACGACGATTTCGTCGATCTCGAGCATAGCGTCGATCCGGCCTATCGCGCCGGGCAGGCCGTCGGCTGGATGATGCACGACGATTCCCTGAAAGTGGTGCGGAAGATCAAGGACGCACAGGGGCGCCCGATCTTCGTGCCCGGCTACGAGCAAGGCAACCCGGGCGGCGCACCCGACCGTGTGCTCAATCGTCCGGTGACGATCTCGCAGGAAATGCCGACGATGGCGGCCGGCGCGAAATCGATCCTGTTCGGCGACCTGTCGAAATATCTGATTCGCCGCGTGATGGACCTGACGCTGTTCCGCATGGCCGATTCGAATTTCATCCTGAACGGTCAAATCGGCTTCGTCGCGTTCAACCGCCAGGGCGGCAACCTGATCGACGTCGGCGGGGCAGTGAAGGCATACCAGAACGGCGCTGCAGCGTAA
- a CDS encoding DUF3168 domain-containing protein: protein MASAETFTTAALAELSPIKVYPDVAPAGAIAPYVVYQAVGGKAISTLENESDDLQNCRMQIAVWSPIKGESVTVMQAVRRAMMAAGGIPIGAPVSEYEAGTKMYGRRLDFSIWYRE, encoded by the coding sequence GTGGCTAGTGCAGAAACATTCACGACAGCGGCACTGGCCGAACTCTCGCCGATCAAGGTATATCCGGACGTGGCTCCTGCCGGGGCGATCGCGCCGTATGTCGTCTATCAGGCGGTCGGCGGGAAAGCGATTTCTACGCTCGAAAACGAGTCGGACGACCTACAAAACTGCCGCATGCAGATTGCCGTGTGGAGTCCGATCAAGGGCGAATCGGTGACGGTAATGCAGGCGGTGCGCAGGGCGATGATGGCTGCCGGTGGAATTCCGATTGGCGCGCCTGTCTCCGAGTACGAGGCCGGGACGAAGATGTACGGCCGTCGTCTCGATTTTTCAATTTGGTATAGGGAGTAA
- a CDS encoding phage tail tube protein, whose protein sequence is MASIAFNAQKSRISVDSQAVPTGDAPVWTQIKGVKSIGGFDGAANVIDISDLDSTAKEKMQGLQDNGDCQLEVNRNFKDPGQVAVKKMQGTQETRTFKIEFNDGNKTIHTFKAFVASFGQSLGVDAAATATIKLTISGDVIETVGP, encoded by the coding sequence ATGGCAAGCATTGCGTTTAACGCGCAGAAGTCCAGGATTTCTGTTGATTCGCAGGCGGTTCCGACTGGCGATGCGCCGGTATGGACTCAGATTAAAGGCGTGAAATCGATTGGCGGATTTGATGGGGCCGCCAACGTGATCGATATCTCCGACCTCGATTCGACCGCGAAAGAGAAGATGCAGGGTCTGCAGGACAATGGCGATTGCCAACTCGAGGTCAACCGAAACTTCAAGGACCCGGGCCAGGTCGCCGTCAAAAAGATGCAGGGTACGCAGGAGACTCGCACTTTCAAAATCGAGTTCAACGACGGCAACAAAACGATTCACACGTTCAAGGCCTTCGTCGCCAGCTTCGGCCAGTCGCTGGGCGTGGATGCGGCAGCGACAGCGACCATCAAGCTGACGATCAGCGGTGACGTGATCGAAACGGTCGGCCCGTAA
- a CDS encoding phage head closure protein, producing MRTGKLNRRVRIDRLDPDAQDEYGQAVPAWKSLGTVWASIAQKSGLATISGSAEVGETKVSIRVRYRTDLHEGMRVTLVAHVNGQPVDVAQFKVDAVLVDHAKRKHTDLVCLGVDRG from the coding sequence ATGCGAACCGGAAAACTCAACAGACGTGTCCGTATCGATCGCCTCGATCCTGATGCGCAGGACGAGTACGGCCAGGCTGTGCCCGCGTGGAAATCGCTCGGCACAGTCTGGGCGTCGATCGCGCAAAAGTCCGGATTGGCAACGATCAGCGGAAGTGCGGAGGTTGGCGAAACGAAGGTGTCGATCCGAGTTCGCTACCGCACCGACCTACACGAAGGCATGCGCGTGACGTTGGTTGCACACGTCAACGGCCAGCCGGTAGACGTCGCGCAATTCAAGGTCGATGCGGTGCTGGTCGATCACGCCAAGCGGAAGCACACCGATTTGGTGTGTCTGGGGGTTGATCGTGGCTAG
- a CDS encoding HK97-gp10 family putative phage morphogenesis protein yields the protein MSLKIEYQNKDGFRQLLNGMGRAFGESTLRKAAAAGATVVKEEAKFHAPRGPLPHHQGPQKFPIGFGADNIIVAFNEEKSVGGKMATYMVTFAKDAYYLRFYEYGTSQMAARPFFRPAIEATHGLVNTRIDNVIEEELRKAGVIT from the coding sequence GTGTCCCTCAAGATCGAATATCAGAATAAAGATGGCTTTCGCCAATTGCTAAACGGCATGGGTAGGGCGTTTGGCGAATCAACTTTGCGTAAAGCGGCGGCTGCCGGTGCGACAGTCGTGAAAGAAGAGGCGAAGTTTCACGCCCCTCGCGGCCCCCTGCCTCACCATCAAGGGCCGCAGAAATTCCCGATTGGTTTCGGCGCCGACAACATCATCGTAGCTTTCAACGAGGAAAAGTCTGTTGGCGGGAAGATGGCGACTTACATGGTGACGTTTGCGAAGGACGCGTATTACTTGCGCTTCTACGAATACGGTACCAGCCAGATGGCAGCGCGCCCGTTTTTTCGCCCTGCAATTGAGGCGACGCACGGACTGGTGAATACGCGAATCGATAACGTAATCGAGGAAGAATTGCGCAAGGCCGGCGTGATTACGTAG
- a CDS encoding phage tail assembly protein T: protein MSVRRCQQEVSSAEFTEWMAYSQIERFGPQMDDLRMGNVAAAIYNVNRDTETRPDAFGPADIFGWMEQPREEPRVIEDTDEYVLEIGALFGSRLKRVPQDRISE from the coding sequence ATGAGCGTGCGGCGCTGCCAGCAAGAGGTGAGCAGCGCTGAATTCACAGAGTGGATGGCCTATTCGCAGATCGAGCGGTTCGGCCCGCAGATGGACGATTTGCGGATGGGCAACGTGGCGGCGGCGATTTACAACGTCAACCGTGACACAGAGACGCGTCCGGATGCATTCGGTCCAGCGGATATTTTCGGATGGATGGAACAGCCGAGAGAAGAGCCGCGAGTGATCGAAGACACCGACGAATACGTGTTGGAAATCGGTGCGCTATTTGGTTCGAGGTTGAAACGTGTCCCTCAAGATCGAATATCAGAATAA